The window GAACTGGGATCATGTAAAATATTGTAGTGATAAATGCAGACAAAACAAGACGAAAATACCTTAATTTGGTTTACAAACAACTTAAGAATCCATGATAATAGTGCCCTAAAAAAGGCCATTAAAAATAGCAATCAGACTATAGCTGTCTATTGTTTTGATCCTCGACAATTTGAAACCTCAACTTTTGGGTTTAAAAAAACAGAAAATTATAGAGCTCAGTTTTTAATTGAAACTATTACCGATTTAAGACAGCAACTTAATACGCTTAACATTCCGTTGTTCGTTTACACGGAAAAACCAGAACATTGCATTCCTGCTCTAATTAAAAATCAAGCTATTTCTAACATTTACCTTCAGCAAGAATGGACTGACGAAGCGGTATTTATTTTAAATGAAGTTAAGAAAAACTGTCCACAAACAATTTCATTCATTGAAAGTTATGATCAGTTTCTATTTCACCCAGAAGATATTCCGTTTAATACAGAAACATTACCAAAAGTCTTTACCGTATTTAGAAAGCAATTAGAAAAACAAAGTTCAGTTAGACCTTTAACACATATTGACTCTCAGTCAACTGACTTAAAAACAATAGAAAACGACACTAAAATTCCAACTTTAGAAGACTTAGGATTAGGTCAGATTAGCAGACACCCAAATACCGCCTTCCCTTTTAAAGGAGGAGAAACAGAAGCTTTAAAAAGGTTACATTCTTATTTTTTTGAAACTAAAAAACTTGGTGTTTATAAAAAGACCAGAAACGGATTGATTGGTACGGAGTTTAGTTCTAAATTCTCTCCTTGGTTAGCTAACGGGAGTTTATCCGCTAAACAGATATATTATGAAGTCAACCGTTTTGAAAAAGAACACTTTAAAAATGAATCCACGTATTGGTTACTCTTTGAATTACTTTGGCGTGACTACTTTAAATACGTGTCGTTAAAGCACGGTAATCAAATTTTTAAATTAGGAGGCCTTTTAAATAAAAACTATGATTGGTCTCAAGACTCTACTAAAATTAAACAATGGATAGACGGAAAAACAGAAGAGCCTTTTGTAAATGCTAATATGCTTGAACTAAAAAAAACAGGCTGGATGAGTAATCGTGGACGCCAAAATGTCGCCAGTTATTTTGCAAAAACACTACAATTAGATTGGCGTATTGGTGCAAGCTATTTTGAAAGTCTACTTATAGATTATGATGTCCACAGTAACTATGGAAACTGGATGTATGTTGCAGGCGTTGGTAACGATCCAAGAGACAGAAAGTTTAATGTAAAACTGCAAGCAGAACGCTATGATACCAATGGAAAGTATCAACGTTTATGGTTACAAGACACGCTATTTTAATAGCAATATCAATCTGAGAGCAGTCGAAGACCTTATTAAATTCAATATTAACTAGCACTTCGACTGCGCTAAGTGTCACAGAAAAAAGAAAACATAAATCAAAATACTAATGTCAGTCTGAGCGCAGTCGAAGATCGTATTAAATTCAATATTAACTAGCACTTCGACTGCGCTCAGTGTGACAGAAAAGACAAAACTTAAATTAAAACACCAATGCCAGTCTGAG is drawn from Psychroserpens sp. NJDZ02 and contains these coding sequences:
- a CDS encoding DASH family cryptochrome; its protein translation is MQTKQDENTLIWFTNNLRIHDNSALKKAIKNSNQTIAVYCFDPRQFETSTFGFKKTENYRAQFLIETITDLRQQLNTLNIPLFVYTEKPEHCIPALIKNQAISNIYLQQEWTDEAVFILNEVKKNCPQTISFIESYDQFLFHPEDIPFNTETLPKVFTVFRKQLEKQSSVRPLTHIDSQSTDLKTIENDTKIPTLEDLGLGQISRHPNTAFPFKGGETEALKRLHSYFFETKKLGVYKKTRNGLIGTEFSSKFSPWLANGSLSAKQIYYEVNRFEKEHFKNESTYWLLFELLWRDYFKYVSLKHGNQIFKLGGLLNKNYDWSQDSTKIKQWIDGKTEEPFVNANMLELKKTGWMSNRGRQNVASYFAKTLQLDWRIGASYFESLLIDYDVHSNYGNWMYVAGVGNDPRDRKFNVKLQAERYDTNGKYQRLWLQDTLF